A DNA window from Syngnathus typhle isolate RoL2023-S1 ecotype Sweden linkage group LG2, RoL_Styp_1.0, whole genome shotgun sequence contains the following coding sequences:
- the LOC133167086 gene encoding cyclin-T2-like, translated as MAVHRGPSTKWLFTREQLENTPSRRCGIEADRELSYRQQAANLIQDIGQRLNVSQLIINTAIVYMHRFYMIHSFTKFHRNIISQTTLFLAAKVEEQPRKLEHVIKIAHACINPQEPALDTKSNAFHQQSQELGILETIVLQTLGFEITVDHPHTDVVRCSQLVRASKDLAQTSYFMATNSLHLTTFCLQYRPTVVACVCIHLACKWSNWEIPVSTDGKHWWEYVDRTVTLQLLDELTHEFLQILEKTPSRLKRIRNWRAIQAAKKPKTEGAAVDGVFQGGSLDSLPGVSGSFFPSTSDSAEMSLAAMTGSYASYQPLSDSFSQPPHLDFTLLKHEHKTSGGSASKPQQLTANAAPFLRPQKVLTLEKYREKHAAELALQNGVKEEAGTDMYTPPPSAASHHHKKRCQTLPGGQSGDARREKLSSKKTRAPSSFAENGSATGEELKMRIKVSSERHGGSDQSKDKHKEHTSHRHSKHAHSHPYSLSANCRADVASASQRPPSSHAGDCGSGSSRKRPHPDGGHHHHRHHSSKSSRSSKAAISSAHYSDSSQRMIEHHGHDGTNGLLTANGQHTDYKDTFDMLDSLLSAQGMNL; from the exons ATGGCGGTGCACCGGGGACCCTCAACGAAATGGCTCTTCACCCGGGAACAGCTTGAAAACACGCCGTCTCGACGCTGCGGTATCGAGGCTGACAGGGAGCTTTCTTACCGACAACAAGCCGCCAACCTAATTCAAGATATCGGCCAGAGGCTCAACGT CTCTCAACTGATCATAAACACCGCAATAGTATACATGCACAGATTTTATATGATTCACTCTTTCACCAAGTTCCACCGAAAC ATTATCTCCCAAACCACATTGTTCCTAGCAGCTAAAGTTGAGGAGCAGCCCCGGAAGCTGGAGCACGTCATTAAAATAGCTCATGCCTGCATAAACCCCCAAGAGCCTGCCCTCGACACTAAAAGCAAT GCATTCCATCAGCAGTCACAAGAGCTTGGAATACTGGAAACCATCGTCCTGCAAACCCTGG GTTTTGAAATAACTGTAGATCATCCACACACAGATGTTGTGAGGTGCTCCCAGCTAGTACGAG CAAGCAAGGATTTGGCACAGACTTCCTATTTCATGGCTACCAACAG TTTGCACCTCACCACGTTCTGCCTGCAGTATCGTCCCACTGTGGTTGCCTGCGTCTGTATCCACCTGGCGTGTAAGTGGTCCAACTGGGAGATCCCCGTGTCGACCGACGGCAAGCACTGGTGGGAGTATGTGGACCGCACGGTGACGCTGCAGCTGTTGGACG AGCTCACGCACGAGTTTCTTCAGATCCTGGAGAAGACGCCCAGCAGGCTGAAGAGAATACGCAACTGGAGG GCCATTCAAGCTGCTAAGAAGCCAAAGACGGAAGGTGCTGCTGTGGACGGTGTATTCCAGGGGGGATCATTAGACAGCCTTCCCGGTGTCTCCGGCTCCTTCTTCCCCTCCACCTCAGACTCTGCAGAAATGTCCCTCGCTGCCATGACAGGCTCCTATGCGTCCTACCAGCCGCTCAGTGACTCATTCTCGCAGCCCCCCCATTTGGACTTCACCTTGTTGAAACACGAACACAAAACGTCCGGTGGCTCTGCTAGTAAACCCCAGCAGCTGACGGCAAACGCGGCACCATTTTTGCGGCCGCAGAAAGTGTTAACTCTAGAAAAGTACAGAGAGAAACATGCGGCGGAGCTGGCTCTGCAGAACGGCGTCAAGGAGGAGGCTGGAACAGACATGTACACGCCACCTCCTTCTGCTGCCTCGCATCATCACAAGAAGCGCTGTCAGACACTACCGGGTGGCCAGTCGGGCGATGCTAGACGAGAGAAATTGAGCTCCAAAAAGACTCGAGCGCCCAGTTCTTTCGCGGAAAACGGCTCGGCCACTGGCGAGGAGCTAAAGATGAGGATCAAAGTTTCATCAGAGCGTCACGGTGGCTCTGATCAGAGCAAGGACAAGCACAAGGAGCACACGAGCCACCGCCACTCCAAACACGCTCACTCCCACCCGTATTCCCTCAGCGCCAATTGCCGGGCGGACGTCGCCTCGGCATCCCAGCGACCTCCGAGCAGCCACGCCGGTGACTGTGGTTCTGGCTCTTCTCGAAAGAGGCCTCACCCTGATGgaggccaccaccaccaccgccatcACTCGTCCAAGAGCAGCAGGAGCTCGAAGGCGGCCATCAGCTCTGCCCACTACTCGGATAGCAGCCAGCGGATGATTGAGCATCACGGCCACGATGGTACCAATGGCCTGTTAACAGCCAACGGCCAACACACCGACTACAAAGACACTTTTGACATGCTGGACTCTTTACTAAGTGCCCAAGGAATGAACTTATAA